The stretch of DNA ttaattaGACTACCCTCATATGACATGACGTGGTGGAATTGAGTTATGtatttttatgagagttaaaaATACAATTCCATTACTATAttaacttatatctttataaattttaaaagattaaattaaaattttatcgtttTTGGGGGCAATGTGCAATTTaactatttactaatttttaatttataaaatataaagtgaACCGTATGATATTTTCCTCTTTTAGGGGGCCTAGTCCTTGCTAGCCCCCTTGGTGCAGTTGATAAATACTGACAAAAATCACGAACAATGATAATAATTGGTTTAACTTTGAAAGTAcaaatactaaattttaaaattggtaaAAGTATAGGGGCTAATAACATATATTTTCATGTAATTGATGATATCAAAATCTTGTTAGGTCATTTGTTAGATTTAGAGAAAATGGTGGGTTGATTTTGGATAAGCTTTACAACTAGGACAATAATGAAATTAGAGGTTTTtcctaaatatttatattaataattatggtACAAGCTTCTTGGGGATTGATTCAGCTTTGACCCATAAATATTTCAGGTAGTGGGACATGTCAGTATCAATCCACAAGGTAACCTTTCATTTCCATTATCACTTTTCTTTATTATGAATATGAATAATTGATTGGCAATGGTGAATGTGTAGCACAACTTCTTCCATCTTAAACACTACCAATTCAAATGGTTCAAATGTTTTCGGTGCGGTGCCTTACAACCCATCTCCGCCGTCAGCCGCCGCTATCAGATTAAGACCACCCGGGCAGCCCTTTTTCACCACTTTGACATGCCTGGGCATATACTATCAACGTAGCAGATGAagacctttttttctttttcttaaaatctCTTGGTTGCCAcaaggttttaaaatttttaatggaaACTAAGGAGAACCATATAAATTGCTTAGTGAATGATGAGCAGATAAAATGTACtagaaaaatgaaagaatgagAGAGAACcacattttattttcctttttctttttcttttaactttaggTTGAAAATGCGTTGGAATAGAGGGATGGCTAATCCATGTAATTTTTATAATCcaatttaaattatgtttatattaatattgttataCCCGATCAAAGTATCGTTGATTTCcttgttaattttatttgaaattgtgcCTTACTTGACCGGACTTATCTATCTCCCTTTAAATGAGTTGCTTTTTAAGTGTGAATACACTTTTAAGACTATAAAGAGTTTATTTAGGTATAACAATTTTGTGTTTATCGAAGATATTACAAAATGAGTCATATGATCTATGCTCATAATTATCCTTTGCACATTTGATGGAATTGAATGTTTATACCGTCGCGTCATGCTAATGGAGGAgactaaattaacaaatatatttgttttttttttcaaaattgaattggatctatttctttttctttttctttttaatttgagcTAATTCATGCCCAcctgaattaatattcattaaataaaaaatatttaaatgtagtTATAAAATACTCATAtcgatataaaaatattttcttaaccCTTAATCCTCTTATGCTTGAATCATATATAGATCATTACAAAAATTAGCTCCAGGGGCGCATCTGCCCGACccccttaaaattaaaatgaaaataaattttcatttttgactctttaaaatttttaaaattttaaattaataaaggtaaaattacactttgccctctaaaaatgataaaattttgatttaatcctttaaaaattgcaatttttatagtaaaaattacaatttaatttcggctcCTAAAAAAATTGTCTGACTTCCTCCCTAACCAAACTCAACACTAGTGGCCAACATTAAAGTATCTAATGGCCATATTAATCCTGGACTTGGGAGAGTGATAATCAGGGAAAATGTGAATTTCTGGAAGTTGATATAGCTGCTCAAATAGCagacttagggtgggtttggatgggcgattgggtgcggtgcggtgcgtttagtttactgtttgtctcacgctacagtgtcGCTACAGCATCTAATCTCACTATcaccgttatttttacactaaccgcggGTAAACAtaccgtccatccaaactcacccttaatatGGATTTTATACAACAAATGCTGTGTCAATACCTATTGGGGTGGACTTTTAGTGAAGCTAATTGCATTACAAAACCAACTATATACTCGTACCGCTCCCCCATCTTAGTGTTCTTCGAATTCAAATCTAAATGGACCTTTGATTCTGAATGCGACAAAGCTTATGAAAACTTGCCTCACTTCCAACTATGCATCTAATCTGTAACAAATATGCTCACTCAATGGAACATCAGAAATTTGGGACTGTTAGGAGGAAAATCAATGAGACTATCAAGAAAGAGCATGAGACTCTCTGAAAATTGGAGGAATCTTATTGGAACCAACACTTCCATGCGACAAAAGTGAATCATATAAGAATAAACTCTACCCAAAGACTTGAGAACGTAAATGGTCTATGGGAGGAAGAAGAAGACAAAGTGAGTAATCTGTTTCTAAGGTTTTTTTGAATGATCTTTTCGACTCAATCTCTTGCTCGTGAATTGAAGAACATTGAGAGTGTGATTACTTCTTACATGAATGCATCTTTGCAAAGGAAATTATCTCAAAATGAGATCAAGAATGTTGATTCTAATTTAGGGGCCCCTACAGTTCGCAAGATTATTTTACCATCAAGTTTGGGGAACCATCAAGAAAGAAGTCGTTGATCTAGTGCAAAACTTTTTTAGTTGTGGTGAGATGACTGAAAGGATCAATGAGACTAACCTGACAAAGTCTCTAATCTCGAAACTGTTAATGATTCATCCATTCTGCCTACAATCATTTCCATAGCACAATCGATTTTTGTCCTTGTCATGGAACATGAAGTCTTCCATGTTATCAAAAGGAGAAAATGGGGATGAAAAAGGCATTATGGCCATTAAACTTGATCTAGACAAAGCCTACGAAATTGTTTCATGGACTTCTTTTTGGAACTTAATaagaatatttatgaagttagtataaaattttattaaaatttagtcctgtaattttattaaattcattgttaatttaggtatatggactaaattgtaaaagtccaatcgttataggtttttaattggccaaagacttaaatatttaaattgcAATTAGTGAAAGATTTAAAATGGCAATTAAACAATTTTTCAATAGGATTTAATGGATGATGACACAATCTGCttaacactacaccaaaacagacttTGAGCGGCgctttttaggcctttagcggcactttttagcgccgctaaaagtatttacGGCGCTTTGAAAAGCCggaaaaagcaccgctaaagaccACAACCTTTAACGGCGCTtcttccacaaacgccgctaaagacaaagacctttagcggcgcttctcccacaaacgccgctatagaccatgaCCTTTCGCgacgcttttatcacaaacgccgctataaaccatgacctttagcggcgcttttcccacaaacgccgctaaagaacaaacctttagcggcgcttctagcaaaaacgccgctaaaaacataatctttaaaaaaaattatttaaattaaattttctatgaaaattttaactttaaaactaaatataaaaattaatgaatttagttttagaatttagggctgtaaattaataacacaattaaaatccaaaagttaaaactcaagttgtcgtaaatattaaagtaaaaataaaaatttagaatcaaaactaaaataaaaaatggaaagatAACTCAAATGTAGGTTTTTGATGCAAGTTACACAGACAATAACGAAAAATAAAACACCCACACAAAAATTTTTAACAAACTAGTTAAGAAATACATGGTGTAGCCATGCAGTATAAATACAATAGAATCATagggtaattttgcataaatatctTCAGAGTACCAAGAACAATTTGtcacaaaattataaaacatgataaaaaaaaaaaagaaagaacaggTAGCAGACAAGCTATTTGTTACTTTTTGTTTTGCTTCCAAGGCTTCCTCAGCTGCCTTCATCTTAACACCATGGAGTGACAGTAATTAACACCAGAGATCAACTGCTGAAAAAAATATCTAGCCTGAAGAAATACAAGTAAgcactaaaataaattttgtttccAAAAAAAAAGTgggaatgaaaagaataaaaatagaaatagaaaaaggaCCTCATCTTCACTGAATCTACGAGCACTGCAAATTCGATCAAAGAGTTCACCACCACCAGCATACTCTATCACAATTGCTAAATGGGTAGGCATCAAAACCACCTACAGCATTCATATCCCATCAAAATAGAAACatcctaaattttttaaaagggaAATGAAGCAAGAGACGATACTTGCCTCCTTGAACCGGATTATATTAGGGTGTCTAAGAGATCTGTGATTGATAATCTCTCTTGCCACATTCTCATCTATCTGCAAACAAACACAGCTAAGCTAAGCTTTCAATCAACCGGTTTGGCATTCAAAAGAAAGAGACAGAAAGAAGAACGTGATTCGAAGTGATGAAGTAATGAACAGGATTAATAATACCCAAAAAAATGCAAGAACAAGTGAGAGAGATAATAGACATtaaagaaacaaaccttgtgacCTCTCTCAATATATTTCATAGCAACAAGCTCCTTGGTACCCTTGTGTCTGAGAAGTCGAGCAACCCCAAAATTGCCGGCTCCCAAATCTTTGACCACCTCTTATTTCTCCATTTTACATCAAtaactactactactactactactactactagaaCGATATTGCTTCCATTTTTGTCATTACATATTAGAGAAAGTTACTTAGACATACATTAGCATATATCTAactgaaaaattgtaaaaaatctaCTGTTGCAAATACaagtaattaaaacaaaatcatattCATAAGATTTTAAAGAAATCATAGACATACCAACTCCAAGAGGTCTCATATAAGCATGTTGAGTGTAAACCTGTGATTTGTCAGCAATTCTACATCAATAAAGCACGTTACTACAAATAAGTTGTACGATCATCGAGATGCACAAAAACCCATATATCAaagaaaaattaatgaatttgataGTAACGTGAAATGCAGTCAGTTATTGATTTTAGAACCAACATTATATTCACAAACTAACAAAAATAAAGTGCATTGCCTCCAATATGTGAAGATGAGCAGTAATGAATCGGGTTATACATTTTTGTCCAATTTTTACTGGAACACATACAAAGGCATAAACTTGCACCTTGGTCTGTCTTGGGCCCTTTGCGGTTGTAGTTCCACCCTCCTTTGTCTTTCTGGTGATCGTTGAACAATCTCCCCATTAACAAACAATTCAGCTGCAAAATAATAATTGCAATTgtcaaatatcaaatattatcCGTCTATGAGATTATAGAATATGCAAAGGCAATTTTTTTATGTATCTTCTCCGATAACTCTGTAACTCCGTAAATAAAAAGCACAAAACAAGAGTACCGAAAGGACTTTGATGTGAGTCCATTAGCAGGCTAACTCAAGGCTAGTAACTTAGCAAAGATAGACTGAGCAAATGGTTTTACAAGCATTAGAATATAgacaatttctgtttttaaattCCCAATGAACAATATTGGCTTCCATTAACATAACATGCAGTTATCGACAGAAATAAAGGATAAGATAATTAAGGTAAATGCTCGGTTCTTGTTTCAAAAGAAGATGCCATAAGCTATGTGTAAAAACAAAATAATGTATCATCTCTATGAATCCGAACTCCATGTAGGATGAGATCAGAGAGTCATGAAAGATGCATTCAATTTAAGTCCATTAGCATTCAAAACTAAACATTGTCTATAAGACGTTTTAGCTTTGCCAAGATGGACTAAATACATAGCTAAAATACTCAAACATTGTCTATAATGTCTTCTCCAGTTCTCCCTACTGGTTGAGTCCATGTTGTAAAAATGGAAGCACAAAGTTAAAACAAGAGTTATCAGGGTATAAACAAGGCATATAATTAAAGCAAATAAAtcgaaatcaaaattaaaattaaaacaagaatATGAAATTAGAGACCTGATAGTGTCGTTATCAGGGTTGTGACTAATAA from Gossypium hirsutum isolate 1008001.06 chromosome D04, Gossypium_hirsutum_v2.1, whole genome shotgun sequence encodes:
- the LOC107959724 gene encoding serine/threonine-protein kinase SRK2A, which encodes MKYIERGHKIDENVAREIINHRSLRHPNIIRFKEVVLMPTHLAIVIEYAGGGELFDRICSARRFSEDEARYFFQQLISGVNYCHSMVLR